A genomic region of Micromonospora sp. NBRC 110009 contains the following coding sequences:
- a CDS encoding MBL fold metallo-hydrolase, whose translation MLNQVADGVWVRQSEWVWSNAIVVRGESGLILVDPGIDGSDLNQLADDVDRLGIPVVAGFSTHPHWDHLLWHSRFGDVPRYATPAGAQAAREARERAQKMAAQSASGIPLELIGLLTPLPADRGPVPGEIVEHPAHAIGHAAVLLADRGVLLAGDMLSDVLIPLLDPRRPDQVGAYETALERLGEAARHVDVLVPGHGAIAEGPEVAARLAADHAYIDALRRGEEPVDARLDQDWLSGPHQSNLEQARHRSE comes from the coding sequence ATGCTGAATCAGGTGGCCGACGGCGTCTGGGTCCGGCAGAGCGAGTGGGTCTGGAGCAATGCCATCGTGGTGCGCGGGGAGAGTGGGTTGATCCTGGTCGATCCCGGCATCGACGGTTCCGATCTGAACCAGCTCGCCGATGACGTGGACCGGCTCGGCATTCCGGTGGTCGCCGGGTTCTCCACCCATCCCCACTGGGACCACCTGCTCTGGCATTCCCGGTTCGGCGACGTGCCGCGCTACGCCACCCCCGCCGGCGCCCAGGCTGCCCGTGAAGCCCGAGAGCGGGCGCAGAAGATGGCGGCGCAGAGCGCATCGGGCATCCCTCTCGAGCTGATCGGGCTCCTCACCCCGCTGCCCGCGGACCGGGGACCCGTGCCGGGCGAGATCGTCGAGCATCCGGCGCACGCCATCGGCCACGCCGCGGTCCTCCTCGCGGACCGTGGCGTCCTGCTCGCCGGCGACATGCTCTCCGACGTCCTGATCCCGCTCCTGGACCCCCGCCGCCCCGATCAGGTGGGCGCCTACGAGACGGCACTCGAGCGGCTGGGTGAGGCTGCCCGGCACGTCGATGTCCTGGTCCCCGGCCACGGGGCCATTGCCGAGGGTCCCGAGGTGGCGGCCCGCCTTGCCGCCGATCATGCCTACATCGACGCGCTGCGGCGAGGAGAGGAACCGGTCGACGCGCGTCTTGATCAAGACTGGCTCTCCGGCCCCCACCAGTCGAACCTGGAGCAGGCGCGACACAGATCCGAATGA
- a CDS encoding RNA polymerase sigma-70 factor, which translates to MPLTVDDVDRFELSRPRLEAIAYRLLGSANEAEDIVQETFLRWQAADVDRVEVPEAWLTKVLTNLCLNQLTSARARRETYVGAWLPEPLLAGDPMLGPADTAEQRESVSYAVLTLMERLSPNERAVYVLREAFDYPHREIAEILDITEAASQQIFHRAKKHVAYGKARSDIDHAAAQRIVEEFLAAATSGQTDELVRLLTKDAISIGDGGGKVPARTKAFEGAVAVAKFVWGLVKPAEAKRTIVGGSPEIYAWTANGEPAVVAVVEGRVVAIMCLEVTAEGITACRTQANPDKLERATEQWAAAHHGEPLLTM; encoded by the coding sequence ATGCCTTTGACGGTGGATGACGTCGACCGGTTCGAGCTGTCGAGGCCCCGTCTGGAGGCCATCGCCTACCGTCTCCTCGGCTCCGCGAACGAGGCAGAGGACATCGTGCAGGAGACGTTCTTGCGCTGGCAGGCCGCCGACGTCGACCGCGTCGAGGTCCCCGAGGCTTGGCTGACGAAGGTTCTCACCAACCTGTGCCTCAACCAGCTCACCTCCGCGCGGGCACGCCGTGAGACCTACGTGGGCGCATGGCTCCCCGAGCCGCTGCTCGCGGGGGACCCGATGCTCGGCCCGGCCGACACCGCCGAGCAGCGCGAATCGGTCTCGTACGCGGTCCTCACCCTCATGGAGCGCCTGTCCCCCAACGAACGGGCGGTGTACGTGCTGCGGGAGGCCTTCGACTACCCGCACCGGGAGATCGCCGAGATCCTCGACATCACCGAGGCCGCCAGCCAGCAGATCTTTCACCGTGCCAAGAAGCATGTCGCGTACGGCAAAGCCCGCAGCGACATCGACCATGCCGCCGCCCAGCGGATCGTCGAGGAGTTCCTCGCGGCCGCCACCAGTGGCCAGACCGATGAGCTCGTACGCCTGCTCACCAAGGACGCCATCTCCATCGGCGACGGCGGAGGGAAGGTTCCGGCACGCACCAAGGCGTTCGAGGGAGCCGTCGCGGTCGCGAAGTTCGTGTGGGGCCTGGTCAAGCCCGCCGAGGCGAAGCGCACCATCGTCGGCGGCTCGCCCGAGATATACGCCTGGACCGCCAACGGCGAACCCGCCGTTGTGGCGGTCGTGGAAGGCCGGGTCGTCGCCATCATGTGCCTGGAGGTCACCGCCGAGGGCATCACTGCCTGCCGTACCCAGGCAAACCCCGACAAGCTCGAACGCGCGACCGAGCAGTGGGCGGCGGCTCACCATGGGGAGCCCCTGCTCACGATGTGA
- a CDS encoding response regulator has protein sequence MAGVTPPVRVLVVDDDALVRAGLTMMLDGAQGIAVVGEAADGDQVPAAADAHAPDVVLMDLRMPRVDGITATRRLRARPRPPEIIVLTTFDTDENILHALRAGASGFLLKDTPPARIAEAVRQVAAGEPILSPRITRRLMDRVAVQAGAYARAKATLAVLSPREHDVVVAIGQGSNNAEIAAALAMTLATVKTHVSHILTKLDLDNRTQIALLAHDAGLV, from the coding sequence ATGGCCGGCGTGACCCCGCCGGTGCGCGTGCTCGTCGTCGACGACGACGCGCTCGTCCGCGCCGGGCTGACCATGATGCTCGACGGCGCCCAGGGCATCGCAGTGGTCGGCGAGGCCGCCGACGGCGACCAGGTGCCGGCCGCGGCCGACGCACACGCCCCCGACGTGGTGCTGATGGACCTGCGCATGCCCCGGGTCGACGGCATAACCGCCACCCGCCGCCTGCGGGCGCGCCCGCGGCCGCCCGAGATCATCGTGCTGACCACGTTCGACACCGACGAGAACATCTTGCACGCGCTGCGCGCCGGGGCCAGCGGCTTCCTGCTCAAGGACACCCCGCCGGCCCGGATCGCCGAGGCGGTCCGGCAGGTCGCGGCCGGCGAGCCGATCCTGTCCCCACGGATCACCCGCCGGCTGATGGACCGGGTCGCCGTCCAGGCCGGCGCGTACGCCCGGGCCAAGGCCACCCTCGCGGTGCTCAGCCCCCGCGAGCACGACGTCGTGGTGGCGATCGGCCAGGGCAGCAACAACGCCGAGATTGCCGCCGCGCTCGCCATGACCCTGGCCACCGTGAAGACCCACGTGTCGCACATCCTGACCAAGCTCGACCTCGACAACCGTACCCAGATAGCGCTCCTCGCCCACGACGCCGGCCTCGTCTGA
- a CDS encoding DMT family transporter, with translation MGPALCLLSAACFGAMAIFGKLAYAAGVTPEALLLVRFGFAAGLLAMLLLLRPGLRRGSASPDRRTGPARVTLGLLVTALGLGAVGYATQASLYFAALELMDASLLSLVFYTYPLLVTLTAVLLGRDRLTPGRCAALVAASCGTLLVLLGTGGVDFHPLGAALAFGAAVTYTVYILVADTVVHRLPPVMLSALVMAGAALTLSARALVNGGIDLSFGLPGWFWLTCIAVVSTVLAMLTFFAGLRRTGPSTAAILSTFEPVVTTALAAFTLDEILTPVQITGGLLVLSSVAALQVHRARPGHRDAVPRRLPTRPRRRAAAGLDQVGAVRDEDLNPIPHTTNAR, from the coding sequence ATGGGTCCCGCGCTGTGCCTTCTGTCAGCCGCGTGCTTCGGCGCCATGGCGATCTTCGGGAAGCTCGCGTACGCCGCGGGCGTCACGCCTGAAGCGCTGCTCTTGGTGCGCTTCGGCTTTGCCGCGGGCCTGCTCGCGATGCTGCTGCTCCTGCGGCCGGGTCTGCGGCGCGGCTCTGCGAGCCCAGACCGAAGGACGGGTCCCGCTCGAGTGACCCTGGGTCTGCTGGTGACGGCCCTCGGCCTGGGCGCCGTCGGGTACGCCACCCAGGCATCCCTGTACTTCGCGGCCCTGGAGCTGATGGACGCCTCGCTGCTGTCCCTGGTCTTCTACACCTACCCGCTGCTGGTCACCCTCACGGCCGTCCTGCTGGGCCGGGACCGCCTGACACCCGGCCGCTGCGCCGCACTGGTGGCCGCCTCGTGCGGGACGCTGCTCGTCCTCCTCGGTACCGGCGGCGTGGACTTCCACCCGCTCGGGGCGGCCCTGGCATTCGGCGCCGCCGTCACCTACACCGTCTACATCCTCGTTGCTGACACCGTCGTCCACCGGCTGCCACCGGTGATGCTGTCCGCGCTGGTGATGGCAGGGGCCGCCCTCACCCTGAGCGCACGCGCCCTCGTGAACGGCGGGATCGACCTCAGCTTTGGGCTACCGGGCTGGTTCTGGCTCACGTGCATCGCGGTCGTCTCCACCGTCTTGGCGATGCTGACCTTCTTCGCCGGCCTGCGGCGGACGGGCCCTTCGACTGCAGCCATCCTGTCGACGTTCGAACCGGTCGTCACCACGGCGCTGGCGGCGTTCACGCTCGACGAGATCCTCACCCCCGTGCAGATAACCGGTGGCCTGCTCGTCCTGTCGTCCGTGGCTGCCCTACAGGTGCACAGGGCACGCCCCGGGCACCGCGACGCAGTGCCACGCCGGCTGCCGACCCGACCTCGACGCCGCGCGGCAGCCGGCCTGGATCAGGTAGGAGCGGTCCGAGATGAGGACCTGAATCCGATCCCGCACACCACCAATGCCCGCTGA
- a CDS encoding sensor histidine kinase, which yields MNSFSLGPEDCDRRPGLASLAAMLGVSGVLIAATILGWWSDRPPGPLLALDLAAGALGWLLAPLTLWRPVATTAVLTVLAAVSPAATPPATIGALQVARRRRSPVAIAVAVAGLAAHAVQGAWRSNGGISYGWWLALVTIGYGALLAWGAWAQAREALIRSLHDRARRAEAEQGRRVAEARMLERRKIAREMHDVLAHRLSLLATFAGAMEYRPDSSPEQLSRAAGVVRDGVHQALDELREVISLLRDDDPPDSDGSRPQPVLADVPRLVEESRDAGTEVLLREAVDGPAEAPPSVARTAYRVIQEGLTNARKHAAGQPVQVALRGGPGAGLEIDVRNALTPEGTAPPGWSGGAGLVGLTERVHLAGGRLDHQVVGGEFRLHASIPWPA from the coding sequence GTGAACAGCTTCTCCCTCGGGCCGGAAGACTGCGACCGCCGCCCCGGCCTGGCATCCCTCGCTGCGATGCTGGGCGTGTCCGGCGTGCTGATCGCCGCGACGATCCTGGGCTGGTGGAGCGACCGCCCGCCCGGGCCGCTGCTCGCGCTCGACCTCGCGGCCGGCGCGCTGGGCTGGCTGCTGGCGCCGCTGACGCTGTGGCGGCCGGTCGCCACCACGGCCGTGCTCACCGTGCTGGCCGCGGTGTCGCCGGCGGCCACCCCACCGGCCACGATCGGGGCGCTGCAGGTGGCGCGGCGCCGGCGCTCCCCGGTTGCGATCGCGGTGGCGGTGGCCGGGCTCGCCGCGCACGCGGTCCAGGGGGCCTGGCGGTCCAACGGCGGCATTTCGTACGGCTGGTGGCTGGCGCTGGTCACAATTGGCTACGGTGCGCTGCTCGCCTGGGGTGCGTGGGCGCAGGCCCGCGAGGCGCTGATCCGCTCGCTGCACGACCGGGCCCGCCGCGCCGAGGCGGAGCAGGGCCGGCGGGTGGCCGAGGCGCGCATGCTGGAACGCCGCAAGATCGCCCGGGAGATGCATGACGTCCTCGCCCACCGCCTGTCGCTGCTGGCCACGTTCGCCGGCGCGATGGAGTACCGTCCGGACTCCTCCCCCGAGCAGTTGTCCCGGGCCGCGGGGGTCGTCCGGGACGGCGTGCACCAGGCGCTCGACGAGCTGCGCGAGGTGATCTCGCTGCTGCGCGACGACGACCCGCCGGACAGCGACGGCAGCCGCCCGCAGCCGGTGCTGGCCGACGTCCCGCGCCTGGTCGAGGAGTCCCGCGACGCCGGCACCGAGGTGCTGCTGCGCGAGGCGGTGGACGGGCCGGCCGAGGCGCCCCCGTCGGTGGCCCGCACGGCGTACCGGGTGATCCAGGAGGGCCTGACCAACGCCCGCAAACACGCCGCCGGCCAGCCGGTTCAGGTCGCCCTGCGCGGCGGACCCGGCGCGGGCCTGGAGATCGACGTCCGCAACGCGCTGACGCCGGAGGGCACGGCGCCGCCCGGATGGTCCGGGGGCGCCGGGCTGGTCGGGCTCACCGAGCGGGTGCACCTGGCTGGCGGGCGGCTCGACCACCAGGTGGTCGGCGGGGAGTTCCGGCTGCACGCGTCGATACCATGGCCGGCGTGA
- a CDS encoding MOSC domain-containing protein, translating into MKLLSVNVGKPRPNPWKKLSTTGIDKRPVPGPVAVVAPGPKGTGEVGLVGDRVYDVKHHGGPDQAVYAYAREDLDRWEAELDRPITNGGFGENLTTIDLDVNRALIGERWRIGSDVVLEVSCARIPCATFQGWLQQHGWIKRFTQAALPGAYLRVIEPGHVRAADPVEIMYRPAHHVTVELVFRAMTLEPELLPQLLAAEALPEEERELACRRCP; encoded by the coding sequence ATGAAGCTTCTCTCCGTCAATGTGGGCAAGCCTCGGCCCAATCCGTGGAAGAAGCTCAGCACGACAGGAATTGACAAGCGACCTGTTCCCGGCCCGGTCGCTGTCGTCGCCCCCGGCCCCAAGGGCACCGGCGAAGTCGGTCTCGTGGGCGACCGTGTCTACGACGTGAAGCACCACGGCGGTCCCGACCAGGCTGTCTACGCCTACGCCCGCGAGGATCTCGACCGCTGGGAAGCCGAGTTGGACAGGCCGATCACAAACGGTGGCTTTGGGGAGAACCTGACGACCATTGACCTCGATGTCAATCGCGCGTTGATCGGCGAACGCTGGCGGATCGGGTCGGATGTCGTCCTGGAGGTGTCATGCGCACGGATTCCGTGTGCGACATTCCAGGGCTGGCTGCAACAGCACGGCTGGATCAAGCGGTTCACGCAAGCCGCGTTGCCGGGCGCGTATCTGCGGGTGATCGAGCCAGGCCATGTCCGCGCCGCCGACCCGGTCGAGATCATGTACCGACCCGCCCACCACGTGACCGTCGAGCTCGTCTTCCGCGCGATGACACTCGAACCGGAACTGTTGCCGCAACTGTTGGCCGCCGAGGCACTGCCCGAGGAAGAAAGGGAACTGGCCTGCAGGCGGTGTCCCTGA
- a CDS encoding heme-degrading domain-containing protein: protein MTPELQEQEERLQFDRFDHDDAWALGTRLVGLARERGHAVTVDIRLGDHQLFHYALHGTSADNDDWIERKIRVVRRFGHSSYLVGQTYRDRGTTFEEQAHLEAARYAAHGGCFPIILRGTGPVGTVTVSGLPQLDDHRLVVEALGLFLDSKGSEKGAVS, encoded by the coding sequence GTGACGCCGGAGCTTCAGGAGCAGGAAGAACGCCTCCAGTTCGACCGCTTTGACCATGACGACGCCTGGGCCCTGGGAACTCGCCTGGTCGGGCTGGCCAGAGAGCGCGGCCACGCTGTCACCGTCGACATCCGCCTCGGCGACCACCAACTCTTCCACTACGCACTGCACGGCACCTCTGCCGACAACGACGACTGGATCGAACGCAAGATCCGCGTCGTCCGCCGGTTCGGACACAGCTCCTACCTCGTGGGCCAGACCTACCGCGACCGCGGCACCACCTTCGAGGAACAAGCCCACCTCGAAGCGGCCCGGTACGCCGCGCACGGCGGCTGCTTCCCGATCATCCTCCGGGGCACCGGACCGGTCGGCACCGTCACCGTCTCAGGACTGCCCCAACTCGACGACCACCGCCTCGTCGTCGAGGCCCTCGGACTCTTCCTGGATTCCAAGGGCTCCGAGAAGGGGGCCGTCTCGTGA
- a CDS encoding DUF6069 family protein: MTNDTQQTNTTRTTARRTGRAITVAAGAAGALLLWVVNDPWAGIDLAVRQGDTTQHIGPAAVVAAALIAGLAALGLLALLERIVRRPARTFRIIASIVLVLSLAGPLGSGVGTSSRLALLGMHLTVGAALIIGLPGRRNCR, encoded by the coding sequence ATGACGAACGACACGCAGCAGACCAACACGACCAGGACCACCGCACGGCGTACGGGCCGCGCGATCACCGTCGCCGCGGGAGCGGCCGGCGCTCTCCTCCTGTGGGTCGTCAACGACCCCTGGGCCGGCATCGACCTCGCCGTCCGCCAAGGCGACACCACCCAGCACATCGGCCCGGCCGCCGTCGTGGCAGCCGCGCTGATCGCCGGCCTGGCCGCCTTGGGCCTACTCGCGCTGCTGGAACGTATCGTCCGCCGCCCCGCCCGGACATTCCGGATCATCGCGTCGATCGTGCTGGTGCTCTCGCTGGCCGGCCCACTGGGCAGCGGCGTCGGCACCAGCAGCCGGTTGGCGCTGCTCGGCATGCACCTGACCGTCGGCGCCGCCCTGATCATCGGCCTGCCCGGCCGGCGGAACTGCCGATAA